In Pseudanabaena yagii GIHE-NHR1, the following proteins share a genomic window:
- a CDS encoding DUF433 domain-containing protein, producing MKVTLDRYIEITPDIRGGKPRIAGRRITVADVAIAYLRLGQSLEEVAAEYDLTLSEVYAAMSFYYDNKVAIDESIQASETFADSLRPIYPSLLQEKIKVLKNVRTNSLPS from the coding sequence ATGAAAGTTACACTCGATCGCTATATTGAGATTACGCCTGATATTCGTGGAGGTAAGCCGCGCATTGCTGGTAGACGTATTACGGTTGCAGATGTGGCGATCGCTTATTTACGATTAGGACAATCGCTTGAAGAGGTGGCGGCGGAGTACGATCTCACTTTGTCGGAAGTGTATGCGGCGATGTCATTTTATTATGATAACAAAGTGGCGATCGATGAGAGCATTCAAGCTTCAGAGACATTTGCAGATTCGCTACGTCCGATTTATCCTTCTCTTTTGCAAGAAAAAATCAAGGTGTTAAAGAATGTCAGAACGAATTCGTTACCATCTTGA
- a CDS encoding DUF5615 family PIN-like protein, whose protein sequence is MSERIRYHLDENVSFAIAQGLRRAGIDVTIPREVGLIGKSDMEHLVFANAEKRVLLTHDDDLLVLAHRGCEHYGITYCRKEARSTGQIIRLLILLYEVALADEMKGKIEYL, encoded by the coding sequence ATGTCAGAACGAATTCGTTACCATCTTGATGAAAACGTCAGCTTTGCGATCGCTCAAGGATTAAGACGTGCAGGGATTGATGTAACTATTCCACGCGAAGTAGGTTTGATTGGCAAAAGTGATATGGAGCATTTGGTATTTGCGAATGCTGAGAAGAGGGTTCTGCTTACCCATGATGATGATTTGTTAGTTTTGGCGCATCGTGGCTGTGAGCATTATGGAATTACTTATTGTCGTAAAGAGGCAAGATCTACAGGTCAGATTATCCGACTGCTGATCTTGCTTTATGAGGTTGCGTTAGCTGATGAAATGAAGGGGAAAATCGAGTATTTATAA
- a CDS encoding leucine-rich repeat domain-containing protein, translating to MTDAELLAIIAQAEREGWTELDLSGNDLFELPAEIGKLSKLESLILGKKIEGLELVGDRVLQQVSGNKFKTLPIELLNLPNLRKLDISGNPLERIPDVVTQILRLEELVLIRVELTEIPDAISNLANLTQLYLSDNQITQIPDAISNLANLTQLYLSSNQITQIPDAISNLANLTQLYLSSNQITQIPDAISNLANLTQLYLSSNQITQIPDAISNLANLTQLYLRSNQITQIPDAISNLANLTQLDLRYNQITQIPDAISNLANLTQLDLRYNQITQIPDAISNLANLTQLYLSSNQITQIPDAISNLANLTQLYLSSNQITQIPDAISNLANLTQLYLSSNQITQIPDAISNLANLTQLYLSSNQITQIPDAISNLANLTQLDLRSNQITQIPDAISNLANLTQLDLRSNQITQIPDAISNLANLTQLYLSSNQITQIPDAISNLANLTQLYLSSNQITQIPDAISNLANLTQLDLSSNPLPIPPEILNDYENPATIINYWQKWKQSERKPLNEAKVILIGHGAVGKTSLVRQLIDRDFKPDETKTEGIDIRHWQISAREETVKLRVWDFGGQEIMHATHQFFLTERSLYLLVLNARKDEGNNDVEYWLKIIESFGKDAPVLIIANKSDEHPLKLNRRHLQEKYPNIQGFFETSCKTGLGIDDLRKAIAQQIAAMDHVFNELPQQWFRLKEQIEQDNRDHISYAEYECICNDQEISDRQERRDLIRLLHLLGIVLNFADDTRLQDTSVLNPEWVTGGVYRILNDNLLITKHKGMLNWQDLTRILTPKNKGDRNCYQENRDRQFILDMMQKFELCFPLDSNSQNPIYLIPELLDEEEPDTGIWENTLNLEYHYKILFSSVISRFIVKMHHCISKRTYWRTGVILAFPEGNRAYIKADLADAKIFIRIDGNPNTRRSSLAAIRNNFESIHHSISALEVDERVPLPDNPKVSISYKHLLKLESRGEINYFPEGSDRAYNIRELLDGISSIEERRSRDEKAERRGDTYNNFYAPTGQVIAGNLKTQGKNTGIQNNTLNPNVDPETSQSSTVKSESKPMKTILMLAANPQNSVSLRLQQEERDIKERLRLAGYGTEPIKTAVAVRPRDIQQAMLDFKPQIIHFSGHGANEDGLVFEDIDGKFKLIEGEDLAELFDLFSDRIECVVLNACYSETQAEAIRQNIKYVIGMNQAIGDRAAIEFAVRFYAAIGAGEPYEFAFKLGCNAIRLAGIKEYATPQFLKKG from the coding sequence ATGACTGATGCAGAGTTATTGGCAATAATCGCACAAGCAGAACGTGAGGGCTGGACGGAACTGGATCTGTCGGGGAATGACCTGTTTGAGTTGCCTGCGGAAATTGGGAAGTTGTCAAAACTGGAGAGCTTAATTTTAGGAAAGAAGATTGAAGGGCTTGAACTTGTAGGAGATCGCGTTCTGCAACAAGTTTCTGGCAACAAATTTAAAACACTTCCCATTGAACTATTGAATTTGCCTAATTTGCGAAAGTTGGACATTAGTGGCAATCCTTTAGAGCGCATTCCCGATGTAGTAACACAAATACTACGTTTAGAAGAGCTTGTTTTAATTCGAGTAGAGCTAACTGAAATTCCCGATGCGATCAGCAACTTAGCCAATCTCACTCAGCTTTACCTCAGTGACAACCAAATTACGCAGATACCAGATGCGATCAGCAACTTAGCCAATCTCACTCAGCTTTACCTCAGTTCCAACCAAATTACGCAGATACCAGATGCGATCAGCAACTTAGCCAATCTCACTCAGCTTTACCTCAGTTCCAACCAAATTACGCAGATACCAGATGCGATCAGCAACTTAGCCAATCTCACTCAGCTTTACCTCAGTTCCAACCAAATTACGCAGATACCAGATGCAATCAGCAACTTAGCCAATCTCACTCAGCTTTACCTCCGTTCCAACCAAATTACGCAGATACCAGATGCGATCAGCAACTTAGCCAATCTCACTCAGCTTGACCTCCGTTACAACCAAATTACGCAGATACCAGATGCGATCAGCAACTTAGCCAATCTCACTCAGCTTGACCTCCGTTACAACCAAATTACGCAGATACCAGATGCGATCAGCAACTTAGCCAATCTCACTCAGCTTTACCTCAGTTCCAACCAAATTACGCAGATACCAGATGCGATCAGCAACTTAGCCAATCTCACTCAGCTTTACCTCAGTTCCAACCAAATTACGCAGATACCAGATGCGATCAGCAACTTAGCCAATCTCACTCAGCTTTACCTCAGTTCCAACCAAATTACGCAGATACCAGATGCGATCAGCAACTTAGCCAATCTCACTCAGCTTTACCTCAGTTCCAACCAAATTACGCAGATACCAGATGCGATCAGCAACTTAGCCAATCTCACTCAGCTTGACCTCCGTTCCAACCAAATTACGCAGATACCAGATGCGATCAGCAACTTAGCCAATCTCACTCAGCTTGACCTCCGTTCCAACCAAATTACGCAGATACCAGATGCGATCAGCAACTTAGCCAATCTCACTCAGCTTTACCTCAGTTCCAACCAAATTACGCAGATACCAGATGCGATCAGCAACTTAGCCAATCTCACTCAGCTTTACCTCAGTTCCAACCAAATTACGCAGATACCAGATGCGATCAGCAACTTAGCCAATCTCACTCAGCTTGACCTCAGTTCCAACCCCTTACCAATCCCACCCGAAATTCTCAATGACTATGAAAACCCTGCCACAATTATTAATTATTGGCAAAAATGGAAACAGAGCGAACGGAAGCCTCTGAATGAAGCAAAAGTAATCTTAATCGGACATGGCGCAGTCGGCAAAACCTCACTGGTGCGACAATTGATCGATCGCGACTTCAAACCTGATGAAACCAAAACCGAAGGCATTGATATCAGACATTGGCAAATATCCGCCCGTGAAGAAACAGTCAAGCTCAGAGTTTGGGACTTTGGTGGACAGGAAATCATGCACGCCACCCATCAGTTCTTTTTGACCGAGCGCAGCCTCTATCTCTTAGTACTCAATGCCCGCAAAGACGAAGGCAACAACGATGTCGAATATTGGCTAAAAATTATTGAGAGCTTCGGCAAAGATGCCCCCGTCCTGATTATTGCCAACAAAAGCGACGAACATCCCCTCAAACTCAACCGCCGCCACTTGCAAGAGAAATATCCCAACATTCAAGGCTTTTTTGAAACCTCCTGCAAAACAGGGCTAGGCATTGACGATCTTCGCAAGGCGATCGCCCAACAAATCGCCGCAATGGATCATGTGTTTAATGAACTACCCCAGCAATGGTTTCGCCTCAAAGAACAAATCGAACAGGACAACCGCGACCATATCAGCTATGCCGAATACGAATGTATTTGCAACGATCAAGAAATTAGCGATCGCCAAGAACGCCGCGACCTGATTCGACTCCTGCACCTACTAGGCATCGTTCTCAACTTCGCCGACGATACCAGACTCCAAGACACCAGCGTTCTCAATCCCGAATGGGTCACAGGCGGCGTATATCGTATTCTCAATGACAATCTGCTGATCACCAAACATAAGGGAATGCTGAACTGGCAAGACCTCACCCGCATCCTCACACCCAAAAATAAAGGCGATCGCAATTGTTATCAAGAAAACCGCGATCGGCAATTCATTCTCGATATGATGCAAAAATTCGAGCTGTGTTTCCCACTCGATTCCAATTCTCAAAATCCCATTTATCTAATTCCCGAACTCCTTGACGAAGAAGAACCCGACACAGGTATATGGGAAAATACTCTCAACCTTGAATATCACTACAAAATCCTGTTTAGCAGTGTCATTTCCCGCTTCATCGTCAAAATGCATCACTGCATCTCTAAACGCACCTACTGGCGCACTGGCGTAATTCTCGCTTTCCCCGAAGGCAATCGCGCCTACATCAAAGCCGATCTCGCCGATGCGAAAATCTTTATCCGCATTGATGGCAATCCCAACACGCGCCGATCCTCCCTCGCCGCCATTCGCAACAATTTTGAATCGATCCATCACAGCATCTCGGCACTAGAAGTCGATGAGCGCGTTCCCTTACCAGATAATCCCAAGGTCAGTATCAGTTACAAACATCTGCTCAAGTTAGAATCGAGAGGCGAGATAAATTATTTCCCTGAAGGTAGCGATCGAGCTTACAACATCCGTGAATTACTTGATGGCATTAGTAGTATTGAAGAAAGGCGATCGCGAGATGAGAAAGCTGAAAGACGAGGAGATACCTATAATAATTTCTACGCACCAACAGGACAGGTAATAGCTGGCAATCTGAAAACCCAAGGGAAAAATACTGGGATACAAAACAATACCCTCAATCCAAATGTAGACCCTGAAACATCACAAAGCAGCACGGTAAAAAGTGAATCTAAACCCATGAAAACGATCCTCATGCTTGCCGCCAATCCTCAAAACTCCGTCTCTTTGAGACTGCAACAAGAAGAACGCGACATCAAAGAACGCTTGCGTCTCGCAGGTTATGGCACAGAACCCATCAAAACTGCTGTGGCTGTTCGTCCTAGAGATATCCAGCAAGCCATGCTAGACTTCAAACCCCAAATCATTCATTTCTCTGGGCATGGAGCCAATGAAGATGGATTAGTATTTGAAGACATCGATGGAAAATTCAAATTAATTGAAGGAGAAGACTTAGCCGAACTCTTCGATCTATTTAGCGATCGCATTGAATGCGTTGTCCTCAATGCCTGCTACAGCGAAACCCAAGCCGAAGCAATCCGCCAAAACATCAAATATGTAATTGGCATGAATCAAGCTATTGGCGATCGGGCAGCTATTGAGTTTGCCGTTAGATTTTATGCCGCGATCGGAGCAGGAGAACCTTATGAATTTGCCTTTAAACTAGGTTGCAACGCGATTCGCTTAGCAGGAATTAAGGAATATGCGACTCCACAATTTTTGAAGAAAGGGTAA
- a CDS encoding DsbA family oxidoreductase — protein sequence MEPIRISYFSDVLCIWAYIAQIRIDELEANFTDKISIDYHFISIFGNAREKLENRWRDKGGLQGYSNHVKEVVKKFDHIHLHPEIWTAVTPASSTSCHLFLHAIQLLELKGIIPQSDRIFERAIRAFREAFFTKLEDISDRKVQFAIAKQLGLKKKMIQAQIDSGEAYALLSKDFDLVKEHTINVSPTLIFNEGRQRLNGNVGYRVIEANIRELLHNPPDEQSWC from the coding sequence ATGGAACCAATTCGTATCTCTTATTTCTCTGATGTACTTTGTATTTGGGCATATATCGCCCAAATTCGTATTGATGAACTAGAAGCTAATTTTACAGACAAGATTTCTATCGACTATCACTTTATTTCCATATTTGGGAATGCCCGTGAAAAGCTGGAAAATCGCTGGCGAGATAAGGGTGGTTTACAGGGCTATAGCAATCATGTGAAGGAGGTTGTGAAAAAGTTTGATCATATCCATCTACATCCCGAAATCTGGACAGCCGTAACGCCTGCTTCTTCAACATCTTGTCACTTATTTCTCCATGCGATTCAACTTCTCGAACTTAAGGGCATCATTCCGCAATCTGATCGCATTTTTGAAAGGGCTATTAGAGCATTTCGCGAGGCATTTTTTACTAAGCTAGAGGATATTAGCGATCGCAAGGTACAGTTTGCGATCGCCAAACAACTAGGACTAAAAAAGAAAATGATTCAAGCGCAAATCGATAGTGGTGAAGCGTATGCGTTACTATCTAAAGATTTTGATTTGGTGAAGGAGCATACGATTAATGTCAGTCCGACGTTAATTTTTAATGAGGGCAGACAAAGGCTAAATGGGAATGTCGGCTATCGGGTGATTGAGGCAAATATTCGCGAGTTGTTACACAATCCTCCTGATGAGCAGTCTTGGTGTTAG
- the gcvP gene encoding aminomethyl-transferring glycine dehydrogenase has translation MLEPSLTVTTQDSSIAETTETKELRVPAFSSNAKHNDYLADCLINDALAPTDSFVRRHIGATSTEIQQMLTAIGCDSLDEMIDKTVPAAIRIKQPSQLGEARGEYELLQELKAIASKNQVWRSYIGTGYYNCITPPIIQRNILENPGWYTQYTPYQAEIAQGRLEALLNFQTMIIDLTGLEIANASLLDEGTAAAEAMTMAAGIAKNKGNRFFVSSDCHPQTIAVVKTRAIPLGIEVVIAKHDEFEFDKNYFGALFQYPASDGAIYDYTEVISQIHTQGGLAIIAADLLALTLIKSPAELGADIAIGSAQRFGVPFGYGGPHAAYMATKEAYKRQMPGRLVGVSKDVHGRPALRLALQTREQHIRRDKATSNICTAQVLLAIMASMYAVYHGAEGLKRIAKRVNLLAVCLAQEIADLGHTVTHQAFFDTIRIELKGISSDEIKASAAAKQINLRYLADNAIAISLDETVSKQDLADLIEIFANKKITNPQFPIPNSQSPIPNPLVRTSSYLTHPTFNSYHSESELLRYIYRLQSKDLSLTTSMIPLGSCTMKLNATSEMLPVTWAEFGNIHPFVPLEQTQGYQILFQQLETWLEEITGFAGVSLQPNAGSQGEYAGLLTIRAYHQHCGQLNRHICLIPTSAHGTNPASAVMAGMKVVTVNCDRDGNIDVDDLKAKAEKHQHELAALMVTYPSTHGVFEESIKDICHIVHYYGGQVYMDGANMNAQVGLCRPGDIGADVCHLNLHKTFCIPHGGGGPGMGPICVASQLVPFLPKHPLEEMAEPNTIAAAPWGSASILTISWVYIALMGAKGLKLATEVAILNANYMAQRLAPHYPILYTGKNGLVAHECIIDLHDCKNIAGIEVDDIAKRLMDYGFHAPTVSWPVAGTMMIEPTESESKAELDRFCDAMIAIKQEVNAIASGDLDKLDNPLKNAPHTAESLLANDWSHTYSRHQAAYPAPWLKEHKFWASVGRIDNAFGDRNFVCSCLPIEAYEA, from the coding sequence ATGTTGGAACCTTCGCTTACCGTGACAACCCAAGATTCTTCGATCGCAGAAACCACAGAAACCAAAGAATTGAGGGTTCCAGCCTTTTCAAGCAATGCTAAGCATAATGACTATCTAGCAGATTGCCTCATTAATGATGCACTTGCACCCACTGATAGCTTTGTTCGTCGTCATATTGGCGCAACATCCACAGAAATTCAGCAGATGCTCACGGCGATCGGTTGTGACTCCCTTGATGAAATGATTGATAAGACCGTGCCTGCGGCGATCAGAATCAAGCAACCATCACAACTAGGGGAAGCACGCGGGGAATATGAACTGTTACAAGAATTGAAGGCGATCGCATCGAAAAATCAAGTTTGGCGATCGTATATCGGTACTGGCTATTACAACTGCATCACGCCACCGATTATTCAACGCAATATTTTGGAAAATCCGGGGTGGTATACGCAATATACGCCTTACCAAGCGGAGATTGCTCAAGGTCGCTTGGAAGCTTTGCTCAATTTCCAAACCATGATTATCGACTTGACGGGTTTAGAAATTGCCAATGCTTCGCTTTTAGATGAAGGAACGGCGGCGGCGGAAGCGATGACAATGGCGGCGGGAATTGCTAAGAACAAGGGGAACAGGTTCTTTGTATCCAGTGATTGCCATCCACAGACGATCGCAGTCGTCAAAACCCGTGCAATTCCCTTGGGGATTGAAGTAGTGATTGCCAAGCATGACGAATTTGAATTTGACAAGAATTACTTTGGAGCTTTATTTCAATATCCTGCTAGTGATGGCGCAATCTATGACTACACAGAGGTTATTTCACAAATCCATACTCAAGGCGGTTTAGCGATTATTGCTGCTGATTTATTAGCGCTCACATTGATTAAATCTCCTGCGGAATTGGGGGCGGATATTGCGATCGGTAGCGCTCAGAGATTTGGCGTTCCCTTTGGTTATGGAGGTCCTCACGCTGCTTACATGGCAACTAAGGAAGCCTACAAGAGACAAATGCCCGGACGCTTAGTAGGAGTTTCTAAGGATGTGCATGGTCGTCCTGCACTGCGCCTAGCCTTGCAAACCCGCGAGCAACATATCCGCCGTGATAAGGCAACTAGCAATATTTGTACGGCGCAAGTATTGCTGGCAATCATGGCTAGTATGTATGCAGTTTATCACGGTGCAGAGGGATTAAAACGGATTGCGAAGCGTGTCAATCTTTTAGCTGTATGTCTTGCCCAAGAGATCGCCGATCTCGGTCACACAGTTACACATCAAGCTTTCTTCGATACAATTCGCATTGAGCTAAAGGGAATCTCTAGCGATGAGATTAAAGCTAGCGCCGCCGCTAAACAAATTAATTTACGGTATTTAGCAGACAATGCGATCGCCATCAGTCTCGATGAAACCGTCTCTAAACAAGATTTAGCCGACCTCATCGAAATTTTTGCCAACAAAAAAATAACCAATCCCCAATTCCCAATCCCCAATTCCCAATCCCCAATTCCCAATCCCCTAGTTCGTACTTCCTCCTACCTCACTCATCCCACATTCAATTCCTACCATTCCGAATCAGAACTACTGCGATATATCTATCGTCTGCAATCGAAGGATTTATCGCTGACTACATCGATGATTCCCCTGGGTTCCTGTACGATGAAGCTCAATGCGACTTCGGAGATGCTTCCTGTGACATGGGCAGAATTTGGCAATATTCATCCCTTCGTGCCATTGGAGCAAACCCAAGGCTATCAGATTCTATTTCAACAATTGGAAACTTGGCTTGAGGAAATCACAGGCTTTGCGGGTGTGTCACTTCAACCTAACGCTGGATCTCAGGGTGAGTATGCAGGTTTACTCACAATTCGTGCCTACCATCAACATTGTGGACAACTCAATCGCCATATTTGCCTAATTCCGACTTCGGCACATGGGACTAATCCTGCGAGTGCAGTCATGGCAGGAATGAAGGTTGTGACTGTCAATTGCGATCGCGACGGCAATATTGATGTCGATGACCTCAAGGCAAAAGCAGAGAAACATCAGCATGAACTCGCAGCCCTGATGGTGACTTATCCTTCCACTCATGGCGTATTTGAGGAATCGATTAAGGATATTTGCCATATCGTTCATTATTACGGTGGACAGGTATATATGGATGGCGCGAATATGAATGCTCAAGTCGGTCTCTGTCGTCCGGGAGATATCGGTGCGGATGTGTGCCATTTGAATCTGCACAAGACTTTCTGCATTCCTCATGGTGGTGGTGGTCCCGGAATGGGCCCCATTTGTGTGGCTTCGCAGTTAGTTCCATTTTTACCAAAGCATCCTTTGGAAGAAATGGCAGAACCCAATACGATCGCGGCGGCTCCTTGGGGTAGTGCGAGTATTCTCACAATTTCATGGGTATATATCGCTTTGATGGGTGCAAAAGGCTTAAAACTGGCGACCGAAGTGGCGATTCTCAATGCCAACTATATGGCTCAACGCCTTGCGCCCCACTATCCGATTCTCTATACAGGCAAAAATGGTTTAGTTGCCCATGAATGTATTATTGACCTCCATGATTGCAAGAATATTGCAGGAATCGAGGTGGATGATATTGCCAAACGGTTGATGGACTATGGCTTCCATGCGCCGACGGTTTCTTGGCCAGTGGCAGGAACGATGATGATCGAACCTACGGAAAGTGAATCTAAAGCGGAACTCGATCGCTTCTGTGATGCGATGATCGCCATTAAGCAAGAGGTAAATGCGATCGCTTCTGGTGATCTCGACAAGCTAGATAATCCTCTTAAAAATGCACCGCATACTGCCGAAAGTTTACTAGCCAATGACTGGTCACATACCTATAGTCGCCATCAAGCTGCCTATCCTGCCCCTTGGCTGAAGGAACATAAGTTCTGGGCAAGCGTGGGACGCATTGATAATGCCTTTGGCGATCGCAATTTCGTTTGCTCTTGCCTACCCATAGAAGCCTACGAAGCTTAG
- the rppA gene encoding two-component system response regulator RppA, with protein sequence MRILLVDDEEELAEPLQRVLTNQGYVVDSANSGDRGWELAQVGEYDLLILDWMMPEKSGIEICRDLRQKGDSTPVLMLTAKDTLDDRVTGLDSGADDYLVKPFELRELLARVRALLRRAPTAIAATSETTNEITKLSYGDLELDRENQLVYRDQVAIALTEREYQLLEYFLLHPNQLLSHEQISQYIWKEGEDLPTSNALAAQIKLLRRKIDRDRQISLINTVYGKGYRFG encoded by the coding sequence ATGCGGATCTTATTGGTGGATGATGAGGAAGAATTGGCGGAACCTTTGCAGAGGGTTTTGACTAATCAGGGCTATGTGGTGGATAGTGCTAATAGTGGCGATCGCGGTTGGGAATTGGCACAGGTTGGCGAATACGATCTGCTGATTTTAGACTGGATGATGCCAGAAAAATCAGGTATTGAAATATGTAGAGATTTGCGCCAAAAAGGGGATAGCACGCCAGTTCTGATGCTCACCGCCAAGGATACCCTTGATGATCGCGTGACTGGTTTAGATAGCGGAGCCGATGACTATTTGGTAAAGCCCTTTGAATTGCGAGAATTATTAGCTAGAGTCCGAGCCTTATTGCGCCGCGCCCCAACTGCTATCGCAGCAACCAGTGAAACTACAAATGAAATTACTAAATTAAGCTATGGGGATTTAGAACTTGATCGCGAAAATCAATTGGTCTATCGCGATCAGGTGGCGATCGCTTTAACCGAAAGAGAATATCAACTTTTAGAATATTTCCTGCTCCATCCCAATCAGTTGCTAAGTCATGAGCAGATTTCACAATATATCTGGAAAGAAGGCGAAGATTTGCCCACTAGTAATGCCCTCGCCGCCCAAATAAAGTTACTACGCCGCAAAATTGATCGTGATCGGCAGATCTCTTTGATCAACACAGTATATGGTAAGGGATATCGTTTTGGTTAA